The Spirosoma oryzicola region CGCTACATTTCGGACCACGACCGTAAGATCGTTGACAAGCTGGCGTACGTAATCTGTGGTGGTGATTTAAGCGTTCCGCAAAACGTATCGGAGCAGTACTTACTCGATCTGGAGCGGGAAGCCTTCCTGTCGCTATCGGGCGAAAAGAAAACGCTGGAACGTATTCAAAGCCTGCTGACGGGCGGTAAGCCGCTGCGGAATTAGAAAATCTGATTAGTAAACCGGTTGATTGAATGGGGGCATACGCCATATCTTGGAGATATGGCGTATGCCCCCATTCAATCAACCGGTTTGGCTGTTACACCTTCTCCGTTCGTCGTTCTTTGCGGGCGTTCAGATATCCTTTAACCACCGTAAATGTTGTGACTGCCAGGAAGAAAATAATAATCCAGTGCACATAGTTAATGATCCACGGAAAGCGCTCTCCGAAGTAAAACCCACCCCCGACGAGCGTTAAGACCCAAATCGCTCCGCCGACAATATTATACAGCATAAAGAAGCGGCTCGGCATGTGAATCAGTCCGGCCAGGATAGGAGCGAAGGTCCGTACGACCGGCAGAAAACGGGAAATAATCAGGGCGCCGTTTCCGTAACGAACAAACGCATCCCGTGTGTCGTCAATGTATTTCTGCTTGAAAAACAGGGAGTCAGGGCGGTTCTTAATGCGGGCACCGAAGTAATAACCCGTCAAATAACCCGTCAGCGAACCTAACACGGCTGCTCCGAAAATGCAGCTCAATAGCAGCCAGAGCGGTACGTTCAAAATCTTTGTCCCTGCAAACACGCCTGACAAAAACAGCAGGTAATCGCCCGGCAGGAAAAACCCGAAGATGATTCCGTTCTCGACGAAAATAATAAGCGTGATCAGGACTAAACCACCCGTTCGGATAATCTCTTCCGAATTTAACAGGTACTGAAAAAAGTCGACAATCTGGTGCATACGTAAAGAGTGAAAGAGTCAATGAGTGAAAGAGTGAAGTACTGGCGGTTGCTTCGTTCACCCATTCGCTCATTCACGCTCTAAATATATTCCGCCAGCTCCAGCCAACGGTCTGATTTTGTAGCAATACTTTGATCAATCTCTTCGATTTCTCGCGACCACGCCGTTAACTGTTCGTGGTGGCCGCCCGTATTCAGTAGACCAATTACCTCGGTTTTCCGTTGCTCCAGCGACTCGATTTCTTTTTCGAGTGTTTCGTACTCACGAATTTCCTTGAACGACAATTTCTTTTTGGCCGTCGTAGTGCTAACCGCCGTCGCCGGTGAAACTACCTCGCTGGCGGTTTGGTTCTTAGCCGTGGGCTGCACTGACTTATCGACTTGCGGTACGTTCTTGGGCTGCGAGTCGCGCCATTCGCGGTAATCCGTGTAATTACCCGGATAGTCGCGAACTTTACCGGCACCCTCCAATACAAAAACGTGCTCAACGAGCCGATCCATAAAGTAACGGTCGTGGGTAACGATCAGAACACAACCGGAGAAACTAAGCAAAAAGTCTTCCAGTACGTTGAGCGTCGTGATGTCCAGGTCGTTCGTTGGCTCATCGAGAATCAAGAAGTTCGGATTCTGCACCAACACCAGTAGCAACTGCAACCGCCGTTTTTCGCCACCGCTTAGCTTCGCCACGTAATCGTACTGCTTCGCGCGGTCGAACAGGAACCGGCTTAGCAACTGACTAGCCGAAACGGTGTCGCCATTGGCTAGTTTCATCACCTCGGCAACATCCTGTACAACATCGATAACGCGTTGATTTTCGGGAATGTCTAGTTCACTCTGTGTGTAATACCCAAACTTAACTGTGCCGCCCGTTGTGATCTTTCCCGAATCGGGCCGCAACTGACCCGTCAGCATATTCATCAGTGTGGTTTTACCCATGCCGTTTTTGCCGATCAGCCCGACGCGGTCGAACCGTTTGAACGTGTACGTAAAATGATCGAGCAGGACTTTTTCATCGAATCGTTTGCTTAGATTTTCGACTTCCAGAATCTTGGTGCCAAGCCGGGCGGTACGCAGGTTTAAATCCAGATCGCCGTCGCTGCGACGACCGCTTGTTTTTTCTTTCAGGTCCTCAAACGCGTCGATCCGGTACTGGGCTTTGGTACCCCGCGCTTTGGGCTGCCGACGCATCCACTCCAGTTCGCGCCGGAAGGTGTTTCGGTCTTTCGCCAGTTCCGACGCTGCGGCTTGTTCGCGCTCGTCTTTCTTTTCCAGAAAATACGCGTAGTTGCCTTTGTAGGTGTATAGCTGGCCATTGTCGAGTTCCGCGATCTGATTGCAGACCCGATCCAGGAAATAACGGTCGTGGGAGACCATCAGCAACGTACCGTTGTTCGTGTTGAGGAAGTTTTCGAGGTATTCAATCGCTTCCAGGTCGAGGTGGTTGGTTGGCTCGTCCAGAATAAGCAAATCAGGGTTCTGGATCAGTACCCGTGCCAGCGCAACCCGCTTGCGTTGCCCACCCGACAGCGACCCTACCGGCTGTTCGACATTCTGAATGCCCAACTCCCCGAGGATTTGCCGAATCTGGGACTCGTAATCCCAGGCTTCTAGCTTTTCCATGTCCGACATAGCTTGTTCGAGCGCTGCGTGATCGTCGTTGGCCAACGCATGTTCGTAGGCACGTACCGCATCGAGTTGGGCGCTATCGCCCGCCAGTACGACATTCATCACAGTCAGGGCATCGTTGAGGTCGGGTTGTTGATCGAGGTAGCCGATACTAATATCTTTCCGGTGGCTAACAATACCGGCGTCGGGGGGCGCTGCTCCGGCTAGGATGGAAAGCAGTGTTGTTTTGCCCGAGCCGTTGGCCCCGACGATAGCCACCTTATCGCCCCGATTGACGCCAAACGTCAGATTTTGGAACAGCATCCGGTCGCCGTATGACTTCGTTAAATTTTCCGCTGAAAGGTAATTCATTAGCTAATTTTGAATCAATTTGATGGTCCAGGGGAATCGTTCTGCTTCGTTGCTTGCGGGTACATTCGGTCAACTGGACTTCTCTCTGGTTACAAAGGTACAATAAAGAAAATCGTTCGTATTTTTACGGACCAACATGATCCTTGCCTTTTCCTTATAACCAACAATGTTTCTGAAATATCTCAGTGTAGCGAGTATAGTTGCCCTAAGTTCAGTCGTGAGCGTGAATGCCCAAACGACGACTAGTTTTACTTCCTACACGCAGGTTATTCCCGGTAGTAACCAGACGTATGCAATGGCTGCTATCCCAGGCGGTAAGTACCTGATGGGTAGCACTCCCTCTGAAAAAGGACACAAACCCGATGAAAGTCCGCAGCATGGTGTAACAATCGAGCCATTCTACATGGGGAAATACGAGGTAACGTGGGATCTTTATGACCTGTTCGCCTTTACCAATATGGAAAAGGAAATGGCCGCGAAATATACCGACACCGACGCCAAGCTGTCTAAAACGGACGCTACCACCCGGCCTAGTCCGCCGTATGTCGATATGTCGTTCGGTATGGGTCGGGCAGGTTATCCAGCAATCAACATGACCCAGTACGCGGCCATCAAATTCTGCGCCTGGCTGTACGCTAAAACGGGGGTGTTTTACCGGTTGCCGACCGAAGCTGAATGGGAATACGCTTGCCGGGGCAACGACAAAAATGCGACGCTGGCTTATTCTTTCGGTAACGATGTGAAAAAACTGGGCGAATACGCGGTGTTCAAGGGAAACAGCGATGGTGGTTATAAAAAGGTCGGGACGAAGAAACCAAATTCGTTCGGTCTCTACGATATACACGGTAACGTCATGGAGTGGACCAAGGATCAGTACATCGAGGATTATTACAAACAGGTAGCCAGTGGAAAGGTCAAGGAGTCATATGCACCAACGACTACACTGTATCCGAACTCGGTACGGGGTGGCTCCTGGGATGATGATCCGACGGTCCTACGCTCAGCGGCTCGTACGCCTTCGGCTCCAGCCTGGAAAGTACTCGATCCGCAAAGTCCTAAGTCAGACTGGTGGCTTACGTCGGCTTCGTTCGTTGGCTTTCGGATCGTACGGCCCGCCAAAACCCCTAGTCAGGAAGAGATTGACGCCTACTACGGCATCAAACCAATCAAAGATTATTGATTTCGTAGTAAGTGTCAATTTTTAGTTGAAGTTGGGTTCCCAAACCCGTATTATGTGGAATTCGTAAAACACATGATGTAGTGTTGAGTGAGTGGTGTCGGCGAGCCCGTGGTGTCGGTTTCTCAAAACCGACCTTTGGCGTCAGCAATTCGTGTCAGTTTTAAGAAACCGACACCACGGGCCCAGACCCTATCACGCGTTTTCATGAATTTCGGACAATACTAGTTTTCTAACCTGACAGTAAACCAGCAACTTCACGCCTTGGAAACATTCCTTCTTTTAGGGGCCAATCTTGGCGACCGGGTCACAACCATGAGCCGGGCTGTCGAACTGATTGCCCAACAGGTTGGGAAGATCATTCGACAGTCGAGTTTGTACGAAACGGCTCCCTGGGGCGTTACTGAGCAACCGTCGTATCTGAATCAGGTATTGCTTGTCGAGACAGCCCTGGCTCCGCAGCCGCTACTTGAACACACCCAGGCTATTGAGTACGAGTTGGGGCGTGTTCGGCTTGATAAGTGGGGGGCTCGCCTGATCGACATTGATATTCTGTACTACGAGCAGCAAGCGATAAGGACAGAAACACTTAGTATTCCACACCCTTATCTGCATCTTCGCCGGTTCACGCTGATGCCATTGACGGAGATCGCGCCCCACTACAGACATCCTGTTTTGCAGAAAACAACCCAAGAATTGCTTAATGAATGCCCGGATACCAGCGATGTTGCGATTTTTAATTTCTGAAAAATATCGTCGCTACGCTGAAAAGATAGTACCTTTGTAGTCAGTTTGTTATAATTTTCTCAAAAAGAAACACCGATTATGTCTGCCACGCTTGACACCGTGAGTTTGTTAGCCGACCGCATCAACGCG contains the following coding sequences:
- the folK gene encoding 2-amino-4-hydroxy-6-hydroxymethyldihydropteridine diphosphokinase, translated to METFLLLGANLGDRVTTMSRAVELIAQQVGKIIRQSSLYETAPWGVTEQPSYLNQVLLVETALAPQPLLEHTQAIEYELGRVRLDKWGARLIDIDILYYEQQAIRTETLSIPHPYLHLRRFTLMPLTEIAPHYRHPVLQKTTQELLNECPDTSDVAIFNF
- a CDS encoding formylglycine-generating enzyme family protein; amino-acid sequence: MFLKYLSVASIVALSSVVSVNAQTTTSFTSYTQVIPGSNQTYAMAAIPGGKYLMGSTPSEKGHKPDESPQHGVTIEPFYMGKYEVTWDLYDLFAFTNMEKEMAAKYTDTDAKLSKTDATTRPSPPYVDMSFGMGRAGYPAINMTQYAAIKFCAWLYAKTGVFYRLPTEAEWEYACRGNDKNATLAYSFGNDVKKLGEYAVFKGNSDGGYKKVGTKKPNSFGLYDIHGNVMEWTKDQYIEDYYKQVASGKVKESYAPTTTLYPNSVRGGSWDDDPTVLRSAARTPSAPAWKVLDPQSPKSDWWLTSASFVGFRIVRPAKTPSQEEIDAYYGIKPIKDY
- a CDS encoding DedA family protein, producing MHQIVDFFQYLLNSEEIIRTGGLVLITLIIFVENGIIFGFFLPGDYLLFLSGVFAGTKILNVPLWLLLSCIFGAAVLGSLTGYLTGYYFGARIKNRPDSLFFKQKYIDDTRDAFVRYGNGALIISRFLPVVRTFAPILAGLIHMPSRFFMLYNIVGGAIWVLTLVGGGFYFGERFPWIINYVHWIIIFFLAVTTFTVVKGYLNARKERRTEKV
- a CDS encoding ABC-F family ATP-binding cassette domain-containing protein — encoded protein: MNYLSAENLTKSYGDRMLFQNLTFGVNRGDKVAIVGANGSGKTTLLSILAGAAPPDAGIVSHRKDISIGYLDQQPDLNDALTVMNVVLAGDSAQLDAVRAYEHALANDDHAALEQAMSDMEKLEAWDYESQIRQILGELGIQNVEQPVGSLSGGQRKRVALARVLIQNPDLLILDEPTNHLDLEAIEYLENFLNTNNGTLLMVSHDRYFLDRVCNQIAELDNGQLYTYKGNYAYFLEKKDEREQAAASELAKDRNTFRRELEWMRRQPKARGTKAQYRIDAFEDLKEKTSGRRSDGDLDLNLRTARLGTKILEVENLSKRFDEKVLLDHFTYTFKRFDRVGLIGKNGMGKTTLMNMLTGQLRPDSGKITTGGTVKFGYYTQSELDIPENQRVIDVVQDVAEVMKLANGDTVSASQLLSRFLFDRAKQYDYVAKLSGGEKRRLQLLLVLVQNPNFLILDEPTNDLDITTLNVLEDFLLSFSGCVLIVTHDRYFMDRLVEHVFVLEGAGKVRDYPGNYTDYREWRDSQPKNVPQVDKSVQPTAKNQTASEVVSPATAVSTTTAKKKLSFKEIREYETLEKEIESLEQRKTEVIGLLNTGGHHEQLTAWSREIEEIDQSIATKSDRWLELAEYI